The sequence gatatttttatttttttatttttttttcctactaaaACGATTAATAAAAAGCCATTGAAATCGAAGAATAATCTGCATACAATTTTCACACGACACAGCCCTTTCCAAACCAGTCTGTAGGGAAACATCAGGTGGTGAAGGTTCTCGTCCTCTGCTAGTCGCATGTTTAAAAAACTTTAATACAGATTGAAAAATACAtaattaaaggccaagttcaccttttggatcatgtttcatgttcctgtacctgtatttattattttttctggaaAGATAAGCTTatcctttaggcctcatgcacactggacgttgtgCAAACTCTCCTGAAAGCCTTGCCTCTTGGCAGCAGcaatttggcagaaaaaaatacatgATGCTTGTAAATATTACAGGAGTCAAGCTCTTGGGCATTTGATTTTATTGggcagaataataatttattctgacCTTTTGAAGTTATTGTAATGTTCAAGTGTTAAATGTGCCTAGCGTGGACacgcatttacattttttttttttcagcaaaaaatgcAGCTGCTGCTGGACGCACTAgcagtgggggtgtttttttttttttttttttttttttttgcctttaaaagtccccacctcTAAACGACTATATGTTGTGCATGGACATATAGGCTAACATGCAGGAAAACAATTGCCAGATCCCCATAGGAGCAGCTGCAAAaccatcctgtgtgcatgaggcctaaacatCAAATGCATGTTTTAAACTGTGATGCAAGTAATTGTGCAGAAACATGGTGTAGGCTATCTAGGGGGAGGTTTTGCCAATCGCAGCCTGTTTGTATGTGATTAAAATTAGAGGGGATCAATCGACATGTAACTTCCCACCCATATAGTATAAAGTCTTTAGTGGACATGGAGGGGGGAGGGACAGAACAGGGTGAACCAAGTTtttatacagaaaacaaatctcataatGACTGTTGCGTATGAACAGCATGCAATATGGCATGTACTGACCGTTTAATGATATGGGCTTAACTAGTATTTCCCAAAGCATAACCATTATTGATCTTCTTTTTGGTACAGGTATGGCGATTAGTAACAAACTTCCTGTTTTTTGGACCAGTTGGATTCAACTTTTTATTTAATATGATATTTTTGTATCCTtgctaaaatatttattttacttagaaTGGTAAAGTTGTACATATTGCTCTTAAATGTTGTACATATTTTTACATTCCCCAAAAAAGGATTGCATTTTCTTTCAGAGTTCCTAAAAGGGTGAATGGACCTAGAACAGTGAAATCTACTCTTGTATACTTAGAAAAACATTACATACAGTAGTTTATGCTCCCTATGTTGTATTCAGAtcctttttatatttaaatatgccatcgtgtttttttaatattgtctTGACTTTGATACATTTTGTATCCAATATTTTGACAGTCCACAAAGTTAAAGCTTTCCTTGACTAAGCATTTACTCTAGATACAGATATTGCCGGATGCTTGAAGAAGGCTCTTTCCGAGGTCGCACAGCAGATTTTGTATTTATGTTTCTTTTTGGTGGTCTTTTAATGGCTGTATCCTTTTATAAtgtcaacttttttattttcattgctgCTCAAATCTTGCCAAAAGCTTTTCAAAGTCTTAAAGAGTTTGTAAACCTCCCTTTTTACAATTTGTATCTAATAGGTAAGCATGGAATAAGGCTTACCTTTTATGTACTGTaattatctcctaaatgtgcgctgtttagaagatatttacagcaTACTGTGCCAATGgcattggcgcatgcgctctgaagaaacTGGCACTGTGCCGTTTTTCTTCAGTAGCGAGTGCCGTGACCGGCAGCTCACCGCTCTGGCCAGTCAGAGCCGGAGTCTGTGACCCTCTGGGAGGAAGAGGGGTGCAGATGGATGCAattacattatgcctttactgaAATTTTTAAGCAGCCCTGTTTGTGCAAAGTTCTTATGAATGGGAACAGCCATAAATGGATCATAAtttggctgaatttcgatccatgtatggtcagctttaaagTAAATCCCAGTTCCGATATGGAGATATTAAACATAGTGATGTGCTGAATATAATTTTAAACAATTGGCTAGAAGGCCATCAAGCTTCAGATGGTGCAGTTTAAGTTAGTCTGCACCCCAGTTTAAAACATATGCGTCAAGGCCTCTTAACTAGAGCTGAATGGTCCTTTTCACTAGCTCTAGGCTACTTTCATACTGAGGcgctggcggtaaagcgccgctatttttagcagggtTTTACCGATGTGTTTGCCACGATTTTCGGCCACTAGtgttgcggttttaacccccgctagcagctagAAAAGTGTTAAACGCCGCTTTGCGGGCGGGTTGGAGGCGCgaccccattgttttcaatgggcaggggcactataGGTGCAGTATTTTTAccgtgcctcaaagatgcggctttttttttttgtttttttcgtccCACCAGCgcaacactccagtgtgaaagccctcaaagcgcctcagtgtgaaagcagccttacaaaGCTTAAACTAGTCAGCACCatatttgtggtttttttttttcttgtgtatgCACTGGGATAAGTAATTGGCAGCTAGAGCTAGGTGAGGGTTTACAAGCATCTTGTGGTCGCCTTATATTTGGGAACCACATTAGTTGGGACCAGAACTGTCAGACAGCACAGTCTTGACAACTAGTAGTGCTTGCCTGTGTAGGCTTCTAGATGTCAAATAGATGGCTAGATGAACATTCCCTCAGCCTTGGAGCATACATTTACAGATTACAGTTAATCTATGCTGTTGGGCCAATGAATAATTTCACTGTTGCAATTGAGGGTAGTCCTTAACTTATACCAATGTTTTACAAAGCTGGACTTGGTATTTTATCAGTACTTGTTTGCACATGTGGTATTTATGTTCCTTAATCCCTTTTCTGCAGATATTTGGCTTGTTTGTAAATTTAGTGTTTCTTGGCCAAGCTTTTACGATAATGCTTGTGTATGTCTGGAGCAGGAGGAATCCCTATGTTCGAATGAACTTTTTTGGGCTTCTGAATTTCCAAGCTCCATTCCTGCCCTGGGTTCTTATGGGCTTTTCACTGCTACTGGGAAATTCCATAATTGTGGATCTCCTGGGTAAGTTATAATCTTTATGTTCTCAacctaaacatttttaaatggatTAAGGCACAGGTGAATTAGACTATGGTCCAAGGTTCCCCTTAATGCACGTCTGCCGCCGTATTCCTTTATGGATTTAATAAAGGAAACCCGTTGTGAGAAAGTATAGGCTGCCACTGCTGACTCCCCTTCAAAAATATTGGCTCCTTGGATGTATTGCTGATTTGATGGCTTCAGTACTTTTGAATGTTTAGATCAATTCTGATGTTCCTGCAAGCTTTTTCCAGACCATTGTCTCAAGATCTGAAGGCTAGAGACAATCTGGAATAGGATGAAATCCTCATTTCAATCAGTATAACATTTTCCTTTTAATGTGCAATAAATATATTTGGGGGTTTTGAAAGGGTATACA comes from Rana temporaria chromosome 2, aRanTem1.1, whole genome shotgun sequence and encodes:
- the DERL2 gene encoding derlin-2 isoform X2 gives rise to the protein MAYQTFRQEYMQIPPVTRAYTTACVLTTAVVQLELITPFQLYFNPDLIFRHYQVWRLVTNFLFFGPVGFNFLFNMIFLYRYCRMLEEGSFRGRTADFVFMFLFGGLLMAIFGLFVNLVFLGQAFTIMLVYVWSRRNPYVRMNFFGLLNFQAPFLPWVLMGFSLLLGNSIIVDLLGIAVGHIYFFLEDVFPNQPGGGRILKTPYILKAIFDTQEEDPNYNPLPEDRPGGFAWGEGQRLGG
- the DERL2 gene encoding derlin-2 isoform X3, coding for MIFLYRYCRMLEEGSFRGRTADFVFMFLFGGLLMAIFGLFVNLVFLGQAFTIMLVYVWSRRNPYVRMNFFGLLNFQAPFLPWVLMGFSLLLGNSIIVDLLGIAVGHIYFFLEDVFPNQPGGGRILKTPYILCSVKPPDVGEPLVKKPHHEGQGTHQTGKQYSIRKKKTQITTRCLKIVLEVLLGVKDNDLEVN